The sequence ATCATAGGCAGAACCATCTTCACGAATACCACCTTGTTTTTCAAGAGCAATTTCCTTATTTAGTGTTAGTTCATTTTTTAAATTCGAAATGACTTCTACTTTGTAATTTGTATAAGCTTCACCAATATACTCCATTGAACCATCTTCTTGTTCGATTGGCGTTTTATTTTTATAGGTTGTTCCAGTTTCTTCTGTTACCTTCCCCACAAACACATAATCTGCATCCCCGACCACTTCGTTTGGATTATCTACATCCAATGTATAATCAGAAAAAATGGCATAGGTTGGTACTTCTTTCTTCTTTGGCTCCGCTTTTTCGGCATAAGTATTTACTGTTAAAAAACAGCCAATAGTTAAAACACTAATTGCTGAAGCGATGATTCCCATAGTTGTTTTTTTCAATGTGAGTACCCCTTTTTAATATTTTTTATATGCTGCATCATAGGATTGTTTATCATTTGTAGATAAAGTTGTTTTAGACGTGCTATACTGATACATTACGTCAGTTGAAGCATTATGTCCTAGTCGCAAACAATGTCCCAGCTCATGGGTAGCAACATTTTGTTTTCCTGCGTTATTCTTTTTATCCATATTCTTCTTATTAAACGTAATTTTTCCGTTACTATAAGTCGTCGCATTGATGTTATTATTGACGGAAATATCACTACAATATACATCTGATTTATTCGTTGCCGATGCTGG comes from Listeria monocytogenes and encodes:
- a CDS encoding matrixin family metalloprotease, producing the protein MKKIVSLLVAFVCLWSILLPGQEASAVAKINSWDLVDSSKHLDYSGNSKYMSFVRSGANTWNAYKKGVIRPASATNKSDVYCSDISVNNNINATTYSNGKITFNKKNMDKKNNAGKQNVATHELGHCLRLGHNASTDVMYQYSTSKTTLSTNDKQSYDAAYKKY